A region from the candidate division TA06 bacterium genome encodes:
- a CDS encoding RNA polymerase sigma factor translates to MIDQTAQKIRSGPQTYDIKEVITSNSQAIYRLAYRLTGNVEDAKDLTQEVFIRAYKGLDNFKGQSEIKTWLYRIAINLGSSWRKKEIFSLISLDEISEPPAPDSQDSDTVRAVKKAVSGLPYRQRMVFVMRQYEGFKHEEIARITGRTEGSVKANYHQAVEKLKTSLKDLI, encoded by the coding sequence TCGATCAGACAGCTCAAAAAATACGTTCCGGACCTCAAACCTATGATATCAAAGAGGTTATAACATCCAACAGTCAGGCTATCTACCGTCTGGCATACCGGCTGACCGGCAATGTGGAGGATGCCAAGGACCTTACCCAGGAAGTGTTCATCAGGGCTTACAAGGGATTAGATAACTTTAAAGGACAGTCCGAGATCAAGACCTGGCTGTACCGGATAGCCATAAACCTGGGGTCAAGCTGGCGCAAAAAGGAAATTTTTAGTTTGATCTCCCTGGACGAGATCTCGGAACCCCCGGCCCCCGACAGCCAGGACAGCGATACGGTCAGGGCGGTAAAAAAGGCGGTCAGCGGACTGCCTTACAGACAAAGAATGGTCTTTGTGATGCGCCAGTACGAGGGATTTAAGCACGAGGAAATTGCCAGGATAACCGGAAGGACCGAAGGCAGCGTCAAGGCCAACTACCACCAGGCGGTGGAAAAACTGAAAACAAGTTTAAAAGATCTGATCTGA
- a CDS encoding periplasmic heavy metal sensor, with protein sequence MKKAITLAVMLLATVGLALAQCPMGPGEGDGPMMEHGGMKDCGNPGMGMGRGQWWENPEVIQKLSLTAEQTEKIDQLALKHRKEMVKLEADMKIARMEYQDLLESNATDSEIRKKSGEMKSLMNKLHDARTEHMLEVRKVLTADQQKKLKAEKTGMRRQMKNNPGCQDKD encoded by the coding sequence ATGAAAAAGGCGATCACCCTGGCGGTCATGCTGCTGGCAACGGTCGGTCTGGCCCTGGCCCAGTGCCCCATGGGGCCGGGCGAAGGCGATGGACCAATGATGGAACATGGCGGAATGAAGGATTGCGGAAATCCCGGAATGGGGATGGGAAGAGGCCAATGGTGGGAGAATCCCGAAGTAATTCAAAAGCTTAGCCTGACCGCCGAGCAGACCGAAAAAATCGACCAGCTGGCCTTAAAACACCGCAAGGAGATGGTCAAACTGGAAGCCGATATGAAGATCGCCAGGATGGAGTATCAGGACCTGCTGGAAAGCAACGCCACCGACAGCGAGATCCGCAAAAAATCCGGCGAGATGAAATCATTGATGAACAAACTGCACGACGCCAGGACCGAGCATATGCTGGAAGTGCGCAAGGTACTCACCGCCGATCAGCAGAAGAAACTGAAGGCCGAAAAAACCGGGATGCGCCGCCAGATGAAGAATAACCCCGGTTGTCAAGACAAAGATTAA
- a CDS encoding sigma 54-interacting transcriptional regulator, which produces MSNRWQRYELETKLAGFLIVLVLLVINLSGIWLVYKTKSRMDSIQLSHMELLGGLAQAEMEKAKDLPKDSLWSSWQRLAQRTGLVGIGLLDGNGRWVIKYDKYRPWNLTPENYEKPLTAMPPSASFSENGLAISPAYGRLGLFYFTAFYKAGQGQSILALEYPAGEEAAIARAANIQVLTGAIGFGLISIIGLFYLRNIFSPFRQMARSARSKMGEASSDRADSDVDLVVKTYDQMIEQLKAKGQTLQQLYDNALDRAEQSELIKKQIVDSIDKALITIGKNGEVTSFNRAAAQLAGGEEAAQISRWLKENNLLGLIENKKPWVWEAKHPKYGLRYLQAELYNLADPAGQNTGSIIAVTDITEAKNMEEQARLYDGALLMAQASQKLLERIKPEIAALKDPANAALAQPGLWQKRLSEIERAVEDLGQYLTYQPAGIPETSGSEIIHVSKGMSDALEMAQKVAKTESTALLTGESGTGKELVARAIHRQSPRNKGPFVSINCGALPETLLESELFGYLKGAFTGAYKDKPGLLKAAEGGTFFLDEIGELPLSLQVKLLRALQEREATPVGGARPFKVDVRFIAATNQNPEQLVKSGKFRQDLYFRLNVFPIELPPLRQRPEDIILLAEHFAEKHCRKVKTPVKHFTRDSLEILTGYQWPGNVRELENAVERAVVMAEGNLIKPEHLNITEGKVPNDPKVEKDLGLLEVSARAAAASEAQMIKEMLKETGGNKSEASRRLKISYRVMLKKIKDYQLE; this is translated from the coding sequence ATGAGTAACAGATGGCAGAGATACGAGTTGGAGACCAAGCTGGCCGGCTTTTTGATAGTGCTGGTGCTTTTGGTGATCAATCTGTCCGGCATTTGGCTGGTTTATAAAACCAAATCCCGGATGGACTCGATTCAACTCAGCCATATGGAATTGTTGGGCGGCTTGGCCCAAGCCGAAATGGAAAAAGCCAAGGATCTGCCGAAAGATTCCCTTTGGTCATCCTGGCAGCGCCTGGCCCAAAGGACCGGCTTGGTTGGCATCGGCCTTTTAGACGGAAACGGCAGGTGGGTTATCAAATACGACAAATACAGGCCCTGGAACCTGACGCCCGAAAATTACGAAAAACCGTTAACCGCTATGCCGCCATCCGCCTCTTTCAGTGAGAACGGTTTGGCCATTTCCCCCGCCTATGGCAGGCTGGGGCTTTTCTATTTTACGGCTTTTTACAAAGCAGGCCAAGGTCAAAGCATCCTGGCCCTGGAATACCCGGCCGGCGAAGAAGCGGCCATTGCCCGGGCGGCCAATATCCAGGTATTGACCGGAGCGATAGGATTCGGCCTGATCAGCATCATCGGGCTGTTTTACCTGAGGAACATCTTTTCGCCTTTCCGGCAGATGGCCCGGAGCGCCAGGAGCAAAATGGGCGAAGCATCTTCTGACCGGGCGGATTCCGACGTGGACCTGGTGGTGAAAACCTACGATCAAATGATAGAGCAGCTTAAGGCCAAGGGTCAAACCCTGCAACAGCTTTACGACAACGCGTTGGACCGGGCCGAGCAGAGCGAGCTGATAAAAAAACAGATCGTGGACAGCATAGACAAGGCCCTGATCACCATCGGCAAAAACGGGGAAGTAACCTCGTTCAACCGGGCCGCGGCCCAACTGGCCGGCGGGGAAGAGGCCGCGCAGATTTCCCGCTGGCTGAAAGAAAACAATCTTTTGGGCCTGATAGAAAACAAAAAGCCATGGGTGTGGGAAGCCAAACACCCCAAATACGGCCTGAGGTACCTGCAGGCCGAACTGTATAATCTGGCCGACCCTGCGGGACAGAACACAGGCAGCATCATAGCGGTGACGGACATCACGGAGGCCAAAAACATGGAAGAACAGGCCCGGCTGTATGACGGCGCCCTGCTGATGGCCCAGGCTTCCCAAAAACTTTTGGAGAGGATCAAGCCGGAAATTGCGGCCCTGAAAGATCCGGCAAACGCCGCTTTAGCCCAGCCCGGACTCTGGCAAAAGCGCCTGTCCGAAATTGAGCGGGCGGTGGAAGACCTGGGCCAGTATCTGACCTACCAGCCGGCCGGAATCCCGGAAACATCGGGTTCGGAGATCATCCATGTCTCTAAAGGAATGTCCGATGCGCTGGAGATGGCCCAAAAGGTGGCCAAGACGGAAAGCACGGCGCTTTTAACCGGGGAATCCGGCACCGGCAAGGAGCTGGTGGCCCGGGCCATTCACCGCCAAAGCCCCAGGAACAAGGGGCCGTTCGTATCCATCAATTGCGGGGCTTTGCCGGAAACGCTTTTGGAGTCGGAGCTTTTCGGCTACTTAAAGGGAGCCTTTACCGGGGCCTACAAGGACAAGCCGGGGCTGTTGAAGGCGGCCGAGGGCGGCACTTTCTTTTTGGACGAGATCGGCGAACTGCCTCTTTCGCTGCAGGTAAAACTTTTGCGGGCGCTGCAGGAGCGCGAAGCCACCCCGGTGGGCGGCGCCAGGCCCTTCAAAGTTGATGTCCGGTTCATAGCGGCCACTAATCAGAATCCGGAACAATTGGTGAAATCGGGAAAATTCAGGCAGGATCTCTATTTCAGGCTTAACGTCTTTCCCATAGAACTGCCCCCGCTGCGCCAAAGGCCGGAGGACATCATCCTGTTGGCCGAGCATTTTGCGGAAAAACACTGCCGGAAAGTTAAAACTCCGGTCAAGCATTTTACCAGGGACAGCCTGGAAATTTTAACCGGCTATCAATGGCCGGGCAATGTCCGGGAACTGGAGAATGCGGTGGAGCGGGCGGTGGTGATGGCCGAGGGAAATCTGATCAAACCGGAGCACCTGAATATAACAGAAGGAAAAGTTCCAAACGATCCAAAGGTTGAAAAGGATTTGGGTTTACTGGAAGTTTCGGCCAGGGCGGCGGCCGCCTCCGAGGCCCAAATGATCAAAGAGATGTTGAAGGAGACCGGGGGGAACAAAAGCGAAGCTTCCCGTAGGCTAAAGATCAGCTACCGGGTGATGCTTAAGAAGATAAAAGATTATCAGCTGGAATAA
- a CDS encoding type II secretion system protein — MKEKGFTLIELMVVIIVMGIMMAIAIPNLTRNLPYRNLINGRDQVRIDLSAVRQRAITQDSAYGLYSPAGSLNQYSLFLDRNKDGTFTGGEPALKTMKLPNGITFTQGWNLSFLSSGQLPGGMGAVTVTLTNTKGMRDSILVMLSGAVFH, encoded by the coding sequence ATGAAAGAAAAAGGGTTTACGTTAATAGAGCTGATGGTGGTGATTATAGTAATGGGCATCATGATGGCGATCGCCATCCCGAACCTTACCCGCAATCTCCCATATCGGAACTTGATTAACGGGCGTGATCAGGTGAGGATTGACCTTTCTGCAGTCCGGCAACGCGCCATTACCCAGGACAGTGCCTACGGTCTTTACTCCCCCGCTGGTAGTCTCAATCAATATTCCCTGTTCCTCGACCGCAACAAGGACGGCACCTTTACTGGCGGGGAACCGGCTCTAAAAACCATGAAACTTCCCAATGGTATCACCTTCACCCAGGGCTGGAACCTAAGTTTCCTCTCCAGCGGCCAGTTGCCCGGAGGCATGGGCGCCGTTACCGTCACGTTGACCAACACCAAGGGCATGCGCGATTCTATTCTCGTCATGTTGTCCGGTGCCGTCTTTCACTAA
- a CDS encoding type II secretion system protein, with translation MRTISKQTGFSIIELLVAITILAIVVMGIGSLFASGMRASTQVRLHSRATSLAEATIEELERLPRTAAELSAGNHGPEIIDGIFVRSWNVTVNSPIRDMRSVTLNVSFRNIARSDSTRISLTMYLRPRI, from the coding sequence ATGCGCACAATATCTAAACAAACCGGGTTCTCAATAATCGAGCTGTTGGTGGCCATCACAATCCTGGCGATTGTGGTCATGGGCATCGGCTCGCTGTTTGCTTCCGGGATGCGGGCCAGCACCCAGGTCAGGCTTCATAGCCGCGCGACCAGCCTGGCCGAAGCCACAATCGAGGAGTTGGAGCGGCTGCCAAGAACGGCCGCCGAACTGAGCGCCGGCAATCACGGCCCTGAGATCATTGATGGCATTTTCGTACGCAGTTGGAACGTCACGGTCAACTCACCGATCCGGGACATGCGGTCCGTTACCTTAAACGTGTCGTTCCGAAACATCGCGCGGAGCGACAGCACGAGGATCTCATTAACCATGTATCTGAGACCACGTATCTGA
- a CDS encoding prepilin-type N-terminal cleavage/methylation domain-containing protein, producing MKRKGFTLIELMVAVTVLGIVMAAIMVVVNNANRAKRDNDLVMEAQQQARAGLDMVVRDVRTIGYDIPFAGSQLRVVYARPFECIFNSNISPYPDSQNIRQQPLCYDPAISPTCPNALNIAVFFTTGAETYRYTIDSDNDGDYFSGADKSDDAIERGTTNPNDYVLVRQAYGKMISGTYSGTNNIYPALNQPVALIRGPANSTDYTVEPLFQYWYRPAGSDTLRLYGDANGDKTLTGAERNFANPSADILASIEEITTTVTAETRNQIRGVYRQVVVTTRTNLNNVPISSTRYTVSGSYTYPEAGSSPVPDANVYISSGTMQTTNSAGAYSFTVDPGTYTVTPEKLIDGTGYYYLLRHPQDTLADASSASVANLNFKYEAIPDGEMCHITGEVYNDTIAPIGLPAMPTAGERRIGGVTVTATGFSSIAGTESTIISVSKITNSSGQYELIVPIGTYTVTEYDSAGYFSTTPNDTVITMAAIGTTITKNFGDTKLPGGFIKITVWADTNKNFLQNAGEPLIPNVKCYVTRGGAQDIPVANGLTDANGQVLLQVPADTVLSIIEVDLDSMYSTCAIRLGYTAGLDSANYDTLKPRSRLDSIIVLRDSTYRVKFGDVTGFVTLNLGTTERVLSLITPNLGETVDPPGSNDNSYGNDPDLVLGTVSGGTSNLYVWYNRYKSATTSFNSIFPSGGGGVAVPDRSIDLGNDICAITAANFNPNVSSDYGTSDLVCGLGKNATSNIKWEPSVDGNPAKNQGDLTAFIGFATATEVLNTDVTSADAAIIVNDTTCDFVIGTNDNVNQGHLEVWRNYRTKNVTPQFVRDSAYYKADFAGTVDFGEIRTIVLADVVDSLGTGTGAGSKDGLLDIIVGTKTSGTWPNYSGQLVILRRAGQQKRFVVDTCVATAGAYINAIATYNHGNYKDLAIGFRLPGATSTDYAGALSLLHNNANGTFTQTAKVAIAGEVTSVATGRIDIDNIPDVVCGVKTGLNTGKTLVFYQSPTDYLPSSGNDPSGGAFGGEVIAVRTVAFRPVPGKTDIVVGERFDQSGVSKGRIVIYFNKN from the coding sequence ATGAAACGCAAGGGATTTACCCTAATCGAGTTGATGGTGGCGGTCACCGTGCTCGGCATCGTGATGGCCGCGATCATGGTGGTGGTCAACAACGCGAACCGGGCCAAACGCGATAACGACCTGGTGATGGAGGCCCAGCAGCAGGCGCGGGCCGGCCTGGACATGGTGGTGCGCGACGTTAGGACCATTGGCTACGACATTCCGTTCGCCGGCAGCCAGCTCAGGGTCGTCTACGCGCGGCCGTTCGAGTGCATATTCAACAGCAATATCAGTCCCTACCCGGACAGCCAGAACATCAGGCAGCAGCCGCTGTGTTACGATCCGGCGATTTCGCCGACATGCCCCAATGCTTTGAACATCGCAGTGTTCTTTACCACCGGCGCCGAGACCTACCGCTACACCATCGACTCCGACAACGATGGCGATTATTTCTCGGGCGCCGACAAGAGCGACGACGCGATCGAGCGGGGCACCACAAACCCCAACGACTACGTGCTGGTGCGGCAGGCCTACGGCAAGATGATCTCGGGCACATACAGCGGGACCAACAACATCTATCCCGCGCTCAACCAGCCGGTGGCCCTGATCCGGGGGCCGGCCAACAGCACCGACTATACGGTAGAGCCGTTGTTCCAGTACTGGTACCGCCCGGCAGGGAGCGATACGTTGCGGCTATATGGCGACGCAAACGGCGACAAAACGCTGACTGGTGCCGAGCGAAATTTCGCCAACCCCTCGGCCGACATCCTGGCCAGCATCGAGGAGATCACGACCACCGTAACGGCGGAGACCCGCAACCAGATCCGCGGCGTTTATAGGCAGGTGGTGGTGACAACCCGGACCAACCTGAACAATGTGCCGATCTCGTCCACCCGCTATACGGTCAGCGGCAGCTACACATATCCCGAAGCCGGCTCCAGCCCGGTCCCCGACGCCAATGTCTATATCAGCTCGGGCACGATGCAGACCACGAACTCGGCCGGAGCCTATTCGTTCACGGTGGACCCCGGCACCTACACCGTTACTCCGGAGAAGCTGATTGACGGAACAGGGTACTATTATCTGCTGAGGCATCCGCAGGACACGCTGGCCGACGCCTCGTCCGCGAGCGTCGCTAACCTGAACTTCAAATACGAGGCCATCCCCGACGGCGAGATGTGCCACATCACCGGCGAGGTGTACAACGACACCATCGCGCCAATCGGCCTGCCGGCCATGCCGACCGCCGGCGAGCGCCGCATCGGCGGGGTGACCGTCACGGCCACCGGCTTCTCGTCCATAGCGGGTACGGAATCAACGATCATCTCGGTGAGCAAGATCACCAATTCCAGCGGCCAGTACGAGCTCATCGTTCCGATTGGAACCTACACCGTGACCGAGTACGATTCGGCAGGCTACTTCTCGACCACGCCGAACGACACCGTCATCACCATGGCGGCTATAGGGACGACCATTACCAAGAACTTCGGCGACACCAAGCTCCCGGGCGGCTTCATCAAGATCACGGTCTGGGCGGATACGAACAAGAATTTTCTCCAGAACGCGGGCGAGCCGCTCATTCCCAATGTCAAGTGCTACGTTACCAGGGGGGGCGCGCAGGACATCCCGGTCGCCAACGGGCTAACCGACGCCAACGGACAGGTATTGCTCCAAGTGCCCGCGGACACTGTGCTCTCGATCATCGAGGTCGACCTGGACTCGATGTATTCTACCTGCGCCATCAGGCTGGGATACACGGCCGGATTAGACTCGGCGAACTACGACACCTTAAAACCACGGAGCCGGCTTGACAGCATCATCGTGCTTAGGGACTCAACCTACCGGGTGAAATTCGGGGATGTTACCGGCTTTGTTACCCTCAACCTGGGGACCACCGAGCGGGTGCTTTCTTTGATTACCCCCAACCTGGGCGAGACCGTGGATCCCCCCGGCTCCAATGACAACAGCTACGGGAACGACCCCGATTTGGTGCTGGGCACGGTCAGCGGGGGCACCTCCAACCTGTACGTCTGGTACAACCGCTACAAGAGCGCCACCACGTCATTTAACTCTATCTTCCCGTCCGGCGGCGGCGGGGTGGCCGTCCCCGACCGCTCCATTGACCTAGGCAATGACATCTGCGCAATAACCGCAGCCAATTTCAACCCCAACGTGTCCAGCGACTACGGCACCAGCGATCTGGTCTGCGGGCTGGGCAAAAACGCCACCAGCAACATCAAGTGGGAGCCGTCTGTGGACGGCAACCCCGCCAAGAATCAGGGCGATCTGACCGCGTTCATCGGCTTCGCCACCGCCACCGAAGTCCTGAACACCGACGTTACCAGCGCCGATGCCGCCATCATCGTCAATGACACCACCTGCGATTTCGTGATCGGGACCAACGACAACGTCAACCAAGGCCATCTGGAGGTGTGGCGGAACTACCGGACCAAGAATGTTACGCCCCAATTCGTGCGGGACAGCGCCTACTACAAAGCCGATTTCGCCGGTACCGTCGACTTTGGCGAGATCCGGACCATCGTGCTGGCCGACGTGGTGGACAGCTTGGGCACCGGCACCGGAGCGGGTTCCAAGGATGGGCTCCTGGACATCATCGTCGGCACCAAGACCAGCGGCACCTGGCCCAACTACAGCGGCCAGTTGGTTATCCTAAGGCGGGCCGGCCAGCAGAAGCGGTTCGTGGTGGACACCTGCGTTGCCACCGCCGGCGCCTACATCAATGCCATTGCCACTTACAACCACGGCAATTACAAGGACCTGGCCATCGGTTTTCGACTGCCGGGGGCCACTAGTACCGACTATGCCGGCGCCCTGTCATTGCTGCACAACAACGCCAACGGCACCTTTACCCAGACCGCCAAAGTAGCCATAGCCGGCGAGGTAACCTCGGTGGCCACCGGCCGGATCGACATCGACAACATTCCCGACGTGGTCTGCGGCGTTAAGACCGGCCTGAACACCGGCAAAACCCTGGTCTTCTACCAGAGCCCCACCGACTACCTGCCGTCGTCCGGCAACGATCCCTCGGGCGGCGCCTTCGGCGGCGAGGTGATAGCGGTGCGGACCGTCGCGTTCCGGCCGGTACCCGGCAAGACCGATATCGTGGTAGGCGAGCGGTTCGACCAAAGCGGTGTCAGCAAGGGCCGGATCGTAATCTATTTCAACAAGAATTAA
- a CDS encoding pilus assembly PilX N-terminal domain-containing protein: MKNLKNQKGIALVMALMIVLLLSVMAAGLMYTVISEKQINSSRQRNAEALYVTKAGTYEAIGRIGYGYSVGSETTITEDLNAASGITPNWCCYIFLNPTLTGIYCKRSMQSGTILPYTVTGTTLADTAQALVVTYKTYDADGNGTLGKEEVYYYNNRTRQITLGHTGGTPADAYPVFQIIARGRQGTARKTMITELVVTSANSNVKAAIRSYAPIVSSGTVNICAHNHLATTPTGLNPPNCYTARADTGWHTKNKAVHGDLYQHCTVWGDSFATKNVNSYCTECGCLPGSESNSTIDYHGSSTKSRGNPDDITDSPAPMPTLRDMLGLSVTDYNSITWNSNTNPVSGFTKVTGDLSITGGFADGEGVLYVTGDCKIVGNYNFRGLIYCEGQFTNSGTSWILGAVAAAGGIETKVSGNTTIMYSREMISRVIQKAMGGGATIIMQREVD; the protein is encoded by the coding sequence ATGAAAAACCTGAAAAACCAGAAGGGCATAGCCTTGGTCATGGCGCTGATGATCGTTTTGCTGTTGTCGGTGATGGCGGCCGGCCTGATGTACACCGTAATCAGCGAAAAGCAGATCAACAGCAGCCGGCAGAGGAACGCCGAGGCGCTCTACGTAACCAAGGCCGGAACCTACGAGGCGATCGGCCGGATCGGGTACGGGTATAGTGTGGGCAGCGAGACGACCATCACCGAGGATCTGAATGCCGCCTCCGGCATAACCCCGAACTGGTGCTGTTACATCTTCCTCAACCCCACGCTAACAGGCATCTATTGCAAACGTTCGATGCAAAGCGGGACGATTTTGCCGTACACGGTTACAGGCACGACCCTTGCCGACACTGCCCAGGCTCTGGTGGTGACATATAAAACCTACGACGCCGACGGCAACGGGACTCTCGGTAAGGAAGAGGTATATTATTACAACAACAGGACCCGGCAGATAACTTTGGGGCATACCGGCGGAACTCCGGCGGATGCCTACCCGGTGTTTCAAATCATCGCCCGCGGGCGGCAAGGCACGGCGCGTAAGACCATGATCACCGAGTTGGTCGTCACCTCGGCCAATTCCAACGTCAAAGCCGCGATCCGCAGCTATGCGCCGATAGTCTCCAGCGGAACGGTCAACATCTGCGCGCACAACCACCTGGCCACCACGCCTACCGGCCTCAATCCACCGAATTGCTATACGGCCAGGGCTGATACCGGATGGCATACGAAGAATAAAGCGGTGCATGGCGACCTGTACCAGCATTGCACGGTCTGGGGAGATTCGTTTGCAACCAAAAATGTTAATTCATACTGCACCGAATGCGGCTGCCTGCCGGGATCGGAATCGAACAGCACGATAGATTACCACGGCTCGTCGACGAAATCCCGCGGGAACCCGGACGATATCACGGATTCACCGGCCCCCATGCCCACACTGCGCGACATGTTGGGCCTGAGCGTCACGGACTATAACAGCATTACATGGAACAGCAATACCAACCCGGTGTCGGGATTTACCAAGGTGACAGGCGATCTGTCCATCACCGGCGGTTTCGCGGACGGCGAGGGCGTGTTGTATGTGACGGGCGACTGTAAGATCGTGGGCAATTACAATTTCCGGGGGCTGATATACTGCGAGGGCCAGTTCACAAACTCCGGCACCAGCTGGATCCTCGGCGCGGTGGCGGCCGCAGGAGGCATAGAGACAAAAGTATCCGGCAACACCACCATTATGTATTCCCGGGAAATGATATCGCGGGTAATTCAAAAAGCTATGGGCGGCGGGGCGACCATCATCATGCAACGCGAAGTCGATTAG
- the glmM gene encoding phosphoglucosamine mutase: MKHNNKLMINVAGIRGVVGQSLTPENTAGFAAAFGTFCGQGRVVLGRDSRHSGPMLELAVEAALQAVGCDVVKIGIVPTPTVQLMVRELGAKGGIAITASHNPPQWNALKFVTAEGIFLNKMQGQKVITIYERKLQRYVGSGDLGFSFRYQNAIEDHVQRILALPFLDVALIKKQRYKVVTDTCHGAGGPIFKLLLKKLGCHVASLYSEPNGNFPRPIEPQARNLKALEAAVKKYKADIGFATDADVDRLSIVSDKEKALGEEYSLALAAMFMLQNKKGPMVTNLSSSRMVDDVAGRYGAKVIRTAIGEANVVQAMKKFRAVIGGEGNGGIIIPKLNYGRDATVGMALMLQLMAKSDQSISQLAGELPKYSTIKETLEVKDPSKLLVLVKKKYAGQKMDARDGVKVIFKDSWVHVRSSGTEPIVRVIAEAKDGKTAQELVNSIKKL, from the coding sequence ATGAAGCATAATAACAAACTAATGATCAACGTGGCCGGCATCCGCGGGGTGGTGGGCCAAAGCCTGACCCCGGAGAACACCGCCGGGTTCGCCGCGGCCTTTGGAACCTTCTGCGGCCAGGGCCGGGTCGTGCTGGGGCGCGATTCCCGTCATTCCGGGCCCATGCTGGAACTGGCGGTGGAGGCGGCCCTGCAGGCAGTGGGCTGCGATGTGGTCAAGATCGGGATAGTGCCCACCCCCACGGTCCAGCTGATGGTCAGGGAACTCGGCGCCAAAGGCGGAATCGCCATCACCGCCAGCCACAACCCGCCCCAGTGGAACGCGCTCAAGTTCGTCACTGCAGAAGGCATCTTCCTGAACAAAATGCAGGGACAGAAAGTGATCACGATCTATGAGCGCAAACTGCAGAGATACGTCGGATCCGGCGACCTGGGCTTTTCATTCCGCTACCAAAACGCCATTGAGGACCATGTTCAAAGGATCCTGGCCCTGCCGTTCCTGGACGTAGCCCTGATAAAAAAACAAAGATATAAGGTGGTCACCGATACCTGCCACGGAGCCGGCGGGCCGATATTCAAATTGCTGCTGAAGAAACTCGGCTGCCATGTGGCGTCGCTTTATTCCGAACCCAACGGGAATTTCCCCCGGCCCATCGAGCCCCAAGCCAGGAACCTGAAGGCGCTGGAAGCCGCCGTCAAAAAGTACAAAGCCGACATCGGCTTTGCCACCGATGCCGACGTGGACCGATTGTCCATAGTCTCGGACAAGGAAAAAGCCCTGGGTGAGGAATATTCCCTGGCCCTGGCCGCGATGTTCATGCTCCAAAACAAAAAAGGCCCGATGGTGACCAATCTTTCCAGCAGCCGGATGGTGGATGACGTCGCCGGAAGATACGGGGCCAAGGTGATCCGCACCGCCATCGGCGAAGCCAACGTGGTCCAGGCCATGAAGAAATTCCGGGCGGTGATAGGCGGAGAGGGCAACGGCGGAATAATAATCCCCAAACTCAACTACGGCCGGGACGCCACCGTCGGAATGGCCTTGATGCTTCAGTTGATGGCCAAGAGCGACCAGAGCATTTCCCAGCTGGCCGGGGAACTGCCGAAGTATTCGACGATCAAAGAAACGTTGGAAGTGAAGGATCCATCTAAATTGCTGGTCTTGGTTAAAAAGAAATACGCCGGACAGAAAATGGATGCCCGCGACGGGGTTAAGGTGATCTTCAAGGATTCCTGGGTGCATGTCAGGTCTTCGGGAACCGAGCCAATAGTTAGGGTGATTGCGGAGGCCAAGGACGGAAAGACAGCGCAAGAACTGGTCAACAGTATTAAGAAACTTTAA